The Deltaproteobacteria bacterium genome contains the following window.
AGCGAGCGCCCCCCCAGGCCCGGCTTTCTGCGTCGGTTGCTGCGTCGGCGCAATTTGGAACCCGCGCCCGAGCTCTAGGTCCAGGGAGGTTCGTTCATGGGCAAGATCCACGATGCGCTTCGCAAGGCCGAGGAGATGCGCGGCAGCGCGCCCGCCGCGGCCGCACGAGAGGCCGACACCGAGATCGAGGTGCGCGGAGCGCCGCTCCAGGCGCCGGCAGTGCATGCGCCCGCGAAGCGGCGCAGCTGGCTTCCGCGCCGCAAGGCGAAGTCGCCTGCGGCGATTCGCTCCGAGGCGCCGATCTCGACCGGGGAGTCGACCCTCTCCGAGGAGTACCGGACACTGCGCGCGCGCATCCAGTCGCTGCGCCGCACTCGGGAGCTGCGCAGCATCGTCGTCACGTCGACGCGGCCCGGCGAGGGCAAGACGACGACGGCCTCGAACCTGGCCCTGGGTTTCGGCTTGGCCCGCGAGGGACTCACCTGTCTGGTCGACGCAGATCTGCGTACGCCGCGAGTGCACCGGGTGTTCCGGGGTGAAGGCGCGTTCGGCATCGTGGAGGTGCTCGAGGGCGACGCGAAGCTCGACGAGGCACTGGTCGCGGTGCCCGATACGCGGCTCCTGGTGCTGCCGGTCCGCGCGCTGCCGACCGCGCCGTCAGAGCTGCTGGCATCGCGGGCGATGTTCGATCTGGTCGCGGAGCTGCACACGCGCTTCTCGACGGTGATCTTCGACGCGCCGCCGGTGCTCGGGCTGCCCGACACCGTCACGCTCGTGGACCTGTGCGACTCCGCGCTCTTCGTCGTGGGAGCCGGGATCGCCCCGCGCGACGACGTCGAATCGGCGCTGGAACGACTCGATGCGAGCAAGGTGGTGGGCGTGGTCCTGAACCGCTGCAGCAGCAGCGAGGTTCCGTTCGCGGGCACCTACGGCTACGGCAAGAGCTGACGAAGGGGGCGCCCCGAGGGCGAAGCTTCGATGTTGACCTTTGCTGCGATCCTGATCGTCCCCTGGCTGTTGGCGTTGCTGCTGACGCCCGCGGTGATCCGGTTCGCGCAGTCACGCGGCTATCTCGACGTTCCCACCGCGCGCAAGGCGCACAAGGCGCCGGTCGCCCTGCTCGGCGGAATCGCGGTCTTCGCGTCGATCGCGGTCGGACTGCTGCTGGTCTCGATCTTCGTGACGCCCGTGCGCGAGGCGCTGTTCGGCTACGCCTCGCTGGGCGCGCTCGGTCTGGGCGCGCTGCTGATGGTGGCGCTCGGCACCTGGGACGACTTGTACGACATGCGGCCGATGACCAAGCTCGCGGGCCAGATCGCGATCGCGTCGCTGACCTGGGCCATGGGATTTCGCGCTGGAGCGATCGAGCTGCCGTTCGAGCTGTTGCTCACCTCCGCGGCGCCTGTCTCGTTCCTGGTGACGGTCGGCTGGATCGTGATCGTCTCC
Protein-coding sequences here:
- a CDS encoding CpsD/CapB family tyrosine-protein kinase; this encodes MGKIHDALRKAEEMRGSAPAAAAREADTEIEVRGAPLQAPAVHAPAKRRSWLPRRKAKSPAAIRSEAPISTGESTLSEEYRTLRARIQSLRRTRELRSIVVTSTRPGEGKTTTASNLALGFGLAREGLTCLVDADLRTPRVHRVFRGEGAFGIVEVLEGDAKLDEALVAVPDTRLLVLPVRALPTAPSELLASRAMFDLVAELHTRFSTVIFDAPPVLGLPDTVTLVDLCDSALFVVGAGIAPRDDVESALERLDASKVVGVVLNRCSSSEVPFAGTYGYGKS